Proteins encoded within one genomic window of Xylophilus sp. GOD-11R:
- a CDS encoding ABC transporter ATP-binding protein: MLSTPGRPLLSASRVSYSYPGAKNAAPVLEDFSLSVNEGEFFCLLGPSGCGKTSILNLLAGFTQPDAGTISLGGQAVSRADADRGVVFQNEDALFPWLNALQNVSFGLRMKGMDAAQTETVARRFIDAVHLTGHEKKFPGEMSGGMKQRVQIARVLANDPKILLMDEPFGAVDAQTRTSLQDELAQIWEADRKTVLFITHDISEAILLADRIGIVSKGPRSHLLQVLDNDLPRPRRRSSPRFGELWEEINALLH; encoded by the coding sequence ATGCTTTCCACGCCCGGCCGGCCGCTGCTGTCGGCCAGCCGCGTTTCTTACAGCTACCCCGGCGCGAAGAACGCCGCGCCGGTGCTCGAGGACTTCAGCCTGAGCGTCAACGAGGGCGAGTTTTTCTGTTTGCTGGGCCCCAGCGGCTGCGGCAAGACCTCCATCCTCAATCTGCTGGCGGGCTTCACCCAGCCCGATGCCGGCACCATCTCGCTGGGCGGGCAGGCGGTCAGCCGTGCCGACGCCGACCGCGGTGTGGTGTTCCAGAACGAGGACGCCCTGTTTCCCTGGCTCAACGCGCTGCAGAACGTGTCGTTCGGACTCAGGATGAAAGGCATGGATGCCGCGCAGACCGAAACCGTGGCCCGACGCTTCATCGACGCGGTGCACCTCACCGGCCACGAGAAGAAGTTTCCCGGCGAGATGTCCGGCGGCATGAAGCAGCGGGTGCAGATCGCCCGGGTGCTGGCCAACGATCCCAAGATCCTGCTGATGGACGAGCCCTTCGGCGCGGTCGATGCGCAGACCCGTACCAGCCTGCAGGACGAGCTGGCACAGATCTGGGAGGCCGACCGCAAGACCGTGCTCTTCATCACCCACGACATCTCCGAGGCGATCTTGTTGGCCGACCGCATCGGCATCGTGAGCAAGGGCCCTCGGTCGCACCTGCTGCAGGTGCTCGACAACGACCTGCCGCGCCCGCGCCGCCGCTCCAGCCCGCGCTTCGGCGAGCTGTGGGAAGAAATCAACGCCTTGCTGCACTAG
- a CDS encoding DUF1993 domain-containing protein, whose product MSLSMFDASVTVLRHSLGQLAHLLEKAAADAASRKIAPEILVQARLAPDMLPLAAQVQMACDTAKFAVARLSGQKAPSFDDKETTFAQLAERIAATSDFIATVPAQAFEGSEERAVTVGSGERARSFTGQGYLLHFALPNFFFHVTTAYAILRHNGVPIGKSDYLGAA is encoded by the coding sequence ATGTCTCTCTCGATGTTCGACGCCTCCGTCACCGTTTTGCGCCACTCGCTGGGGCAGCTGGCGCACCTGCTGGAAAAGGCCGCGGCCGACGCCGCGTCCCGCAAGATCGCGCCGGAGATACTGGTGCAGGCACGCCTGGCGCCCGACATGCTGCCGCTGGCGGCCCAGGTGCAGATGGCCTGCGACACCGCCAAGTTCGCCGTCGCCCGGCTGTCGGGCCAGAAGGCGCCTTCGTTCGACGACAAGGAAACCACCTTCGCCCAGTTGGCCGAACGCATCGCCGCCACGAGCGACTTCATCGCCACGGTGCCGGCGCAGGCCTTCGAGGGCAGCGAGGAGCGCGCCGTCACCGTCGGCAGCGGCGAGCGCGCCCGCAGCTTCACCGGCCAGGGCTATCTGCTGCACTTCGCGCTGCCCAACTTCTTCTTCCACGTGACGACCGCCTACGCGATCCTGCGCCACAACGGCGTGCCGATCGGCAAGAGCGACTATCTCGGCGCGGCCTGA
- a CDS encoding DMT family transporter gives MSGARPLGRAYALALLATMLWGLNAVVARAAAGEVAPTLATWLRLLVGAVCMSVLLRGRLLAALPAARAQWRLLAGLALSGMVGFNTLFYIAGSFSPAVNLSILQGSIPIFVLLGTWLYFGQALSRSQVLGSLVACLGVSLVFGIAAGAGSGAASLRGELLGGAITLVAMALYACFVLGVRQRRGMDASQLFGVLCWLALLLTTPLVLLEAVHDGWHWPTAKGWMLMGLSGLGASFGAQLAFLHAIETLGAARAGVFMNLIPVFGVGFAALLLGEPLRLPHLLSLALILAGIALVEHAARVPRVQAAPR, from the coding sequence GTGAGCGGGGCGCGGCCGTTGGGCCGGGCCTACGCGCTGGCGTTGCTGGCGACCATGCTCTGGGGGCTGAACGCGGTGGTGGCGCGGGCGGCGGCCGGCGAGGTGGCGCCGACCCTGGCGACCTGGCTGCGGCTGCTGGTGGGGGCGGTGTGCATGTCGGTGCTGCTGCGCGGCAGGCTGCTCGCCGCGCTGCCGGCCGCGCGGGCGCAATGGCGGCTGCTCGCGGGCCTGGCGCTCAGCGGCATGGTGGGTTTCAACACCTTGTTCTACATCGCCGGCAGCTTCAGTCCGGCGGTCAACCTGTCGATACTGCAGGGCTCGATCCCCATCTTCGTGCTGCTGGGAACCTGGCTGTACTTCGGGCAGGCCTTGTCGCGGTCGCAGGTGCTGGGCAGCCTGGTCGCGTGCCTCGGGGTGTCGCTTGTGTTCGGCATCGCCGCCGGCGCGGGGTCGGGGGCGGCATCGTTGCGGGGCGAGCTGCTGGGCGGTGCGATCACGCTCGTGGCGATGGCGCTCTACGCCTGCTTCGTGCTGGGCGTCCGGCAGCGGCGCGGCATGGACGCCAGCCAGCTCTTCGGCGTGCTCTGCTGGCTGGCCCTGCTGCTGACCACGCCGCTGGTGCTGCTGGAAGCCGTGCACGACGGCTGGCACTGGCCCACGGCCAAGGGTTGGATGCTGATGGGCCTCTCGGGCCTGGGTGCGTCGTTCGGAGCGCAGCTGGCTTTTCTGCACGCGATCGAGACGCTGGGCGCGGCCCGGGCCGGCGTTTTCATGAACCTGATCCCGGTCTTCGGCGTGGGGTTCGCGGCGCTGCTGCTCGGCGAGCCCTTGCGCCTGCCGCATCTGCTCAGCCTGGCATTGATCCTGGCCGGCATCGCCCTGGTGGAGCACGCCGCGCGCGTGCCCCGCGTTCAGGCCGCGCCGAGATAG
- a CDS encoding MmgE/PrpD family protein: MSAVVTGSAQATPDPRSATVRLAAHAASIRLDDLPEDVVHRAKLTLLDTVGVMLAGGQSELGARVVAVAQAMAPGHESTVLGRGAPLGRASIAGAALANGTLSDLLESQDGWRFGGIHPSLVIASALALGEATHASGAELVAAIVAGYEVANRVAATAHPHHMAGGYMPNGTAGSIGSAAASGRMLGLPAEAMANALGIAGFLLPVSTAENLWEGYSSKAFHTGYAARMGVEAALMAQAGFEACGVEGSATRGRGFMEIMNKRPPDLEPMTRDFGRWYSLRETYFKFYPACRLGHAAIEAAVLLARETAVEPGAIVSVEVHIYDHAARLLDRYLEPGASLSAAQYSLPYSVAVSLTDRDYGMAQLERARRDDPAVLALARRTTVVSDADMSLRYPDTTPARVVVLTVDGRRLEKTVEIAPGDPRRDVTDEQVFDKFAAFAEPVVGALGVRSLRAEIMAVDRLADIASLLAQVRHLLQD, encoded by the coding sequence GTGAGCGCGGTGGTGACCGGGTCGGCGCAGGCAACGCCCGATCCGCGCAGCGCTACGGTCCGTCTGGCGGCGCATGCCGCTTCGATCCGGCTCGATGATTTGCCCGAAGACGTGGTGCACCGCGCCAAGCTGACCCTGCTCGACACCGTCGGCGTGATGCTGGCGGGCGGGCAGAGCGAACTCGGCGCCCGCGTCGTCGCCGTGGCGCAGGCGATGGCGCCGGGCCACGAGTCGACCGTGCTGGGACGCGGCGCACCGCTGGGCCGGGCGAGCATCGCCGGCGCGGCGCTGGCCAACGGCACGTTGTCGGACCTGCTGGAGTCGCAGGACGGATGGCGTTTCGGCGGCATCCACCCCTCGCTGGTGATCGCCTCGGCGCTGGCGCTGGGCGAGGCTACGCATGCCAGCGGTGCCGAGTTGGTGGCTGCCATCGTCGCCGGATACGAGGTGGCCAACCGGGTGGCGGCGACCGCGCATCCGCACCACATGGCCGGCGGCTACATGCCCAACGGCACGGCCGGCAGCATCGGCAGTGCGGCGGCGTCCGGCCGCATGCTGGGCCTTCCGGCCGAGGCGATGGCCAACGCACTGGGCATCGCCGGCTTCCTGCTGCCGGTCTCCACCGCCGAGAACCTGTGGGAGGGCTATTCGAGCAAGGCTTTCCACACCGGCTATGCGGCGCGCATGGGGGTCGAAGCGGCGCTGATGGCGCAGGCCGGCTTCGAGGCTTGCGGCGTCGAGGGCTCGGCGACGCGGGGCCGGGGCTTCATGGAGATCATGAACAAGCGCCCGCCCGACCTGGAGCCGATGACACGCGACTTCGGCCGCTGGTACAGCCTGCGCGAGACGTATTTCAAGTTCTACCCGGCCTGCCGGCTCGGCCATGCCGCGATCGAGGCGGCGGTGTTGCTGGCACGTGAGACGGCGGTGGAACCGGGCGCGATCGTGTCGGTCGAGGTGCATATCTACGACCACGCCGCGCGCCTGCTCGACCGCTACCTGGAGCCCGGCGCCAGTCTGTCGGCGGCCCAGTACAGCCTGCCGTATTCGGTGGCGGTGTCCCTCACCGACCGTGACTACGGCATGGCCCAACTCGAGCGCGCCCGCCGCGACGACCCGGCGGTGCTGGCGCTCGCGCGGCGCACCACGGTGGTGTCCGATGCGGACATGAGCCTGCGCTACCCCGACACCACGCCGGCGCGGGTGGTCGTGCTCACCGTCGACGGCCGCCGGCTGGAGAAGACGGTGGAGATTGCGCCGGGCGACCCGCGCCGCGACGTGACCGACGAGCAGGTGTTCGACAAGTTCGCCGCGTTCGCGGAGCCGGTGGTCGGTGCTTTGGGTGTGCGTTCGCTGCGCGCGGAAATCATGGCGGTCGACCGCCTGGCGGACATCGCCTCGCTGCTGGCGCAGGTTCGCCATCTTCTCCAGGACTGA
- a CDS encoding LysR family transcriptional regulator produces MPDLSTRQLRAFLALADRRNFTRAADACHLSQPAFSALIRALESSLGTRLFDRSTRSVQLTPEGRLFEPSARRLLVDVADALQDLDDQVERRRGRVHVAALPSLAAGWLPAVFAEFREAWPGVELALSDRLSDACMDLVRGGQADFALASASGRAAESAGLHLHLLHADRFYLVCRADHPLARGPRPTLARIAGHPFVHMTRNSSVRQALEAGLHPLTMNTVLEVEQLATVTGMVEAGVGISIVPELTLYQFQRPALVTRPLDIPNFSRAVYLVRRAEGSLSVAAQTLHDLVVQRLGPK; encoded by the coding sequence ATGCCCGACCTCTCCACCCGGCAGCTGCGTGCCTTTCTCGCGCTGGCCGACCGCCGCAACTTCACCCGCGCGGCCGACGCCTGCCATCTGTCGCAGCCGGCGTTCAGCGCCCTGATCCGCGCGCTGGAGTCGTCGCTCGGCACCCGGCTGTTCGACCGCAGTACCCGCAGCGTGCAGCTCACGCCGGAGGGCCGGCTGTTCGAGCCGTCGGCGCGGCGCCTGCTGGTGGACGTGGCCGACGCCCTGCAGGACCTCGACGACCAGGTGGAGCGCCGGCGCGGCCGGGTCCATGTGGCGGCGCTGCCGTCGTTGGCGGCCGGCTGGCTGCCGGCGGTGTTCGCCGAGTTCCGCGAGGCCTGGCCGGGCGTGGAGCTGGCCCTGTCGGACCGCCTGTCCGACGCCTGCATGGACCTGGTGCGCGGCGGCCAGGCCGACTTCGCGCTGGCGTCGGCGAGCGGGCGCGCGGCCGAATCCGCCGGGCTGCATCTGCACCTGCTGCACGCCGATCGCTTCTATCTCGTGTGCCGCGCCGACCACCCGCTGGCGCGCGGCCCCAGGCCGACACTGGCCCGCATCGCTGGCCATCCCTTCGTGCACATGACCCGCAACAGCAGCGTGCGGCAGGCGCTGGAAGCCGGGCTGCATCCCCTGACGATGAACACGGTGCTGGAGGTGGAGCAGCTCGCCACGGTCACCGGCATGGTCGAGGCCGGGGTGGGCATCAGCATCGTGCCGGAGCTGACGCTCTACCAGTTCCAGCGGCCTGCGCTGGTGACCCGGCCGCTGGACATTCCCAATTTCAGCCGGGCGGTATATCTGGTGCGGCGCGCGGAAGGCAGCCTGTCGGTGGCCGCGCAGACCCTGCACGACCTGGTGGTGCAGCGCCTGGGGCCGAAATGA
- a CDS encoding ABC transporter permease translates to MSYPATAPVFEAGGRQRRKARMLAFNDAFLGLVSLAGFLLVWHVVATSFFQPQFFPGPLVVARTAVEMIGSGELFGHVAISMQRILLGFVIGSVVAIPIGLLLGTHRTMRKIFAPYTQFFRFVPAIAWLTPVVIWFGIGELSKVLIIVYTTVFIVVINTMVGVSSISPNKMRAAQSLGASPGKIFWYVTLPAALPFALTGMRIAMGNSFMVVVSAEMVSAESGLGYLIFNSRLWMATDQIFIAILCLGGFGILTDWVFRILIRRLVSHYGVVE, encoded by the coding sequence ATGAGTTATCCCGCGACCGCGCCGGTCTTCGAGGCCGGCGGCCGGCAGCGCCGCAAGGCGCGAATGCTGGCCTTCAACGACGCCTTTCTGGGGCTGGTCTCCCTGGCCGGCTTCCTGCTGGTGTGGCATGTGGTGGCCACCAGCTTCTTCCAGCCGCAGTTCTTTCCCGGGCCGCTGGTGGTGGCGCGCACCGCCGTCGAGATGATCGGCAGCGGCGAGCTGTTCGGCCATGTGGCGATCAGCATGCAGCGCATCCTGCTCGGCTTCGTGATCGGCAGCGTGGTCGCGATCCCGATCGGCCTGCTGCTCGGCACGCATCGCACGATGCGCAAGATCTTCGCGCCGTACACCCAGTTCTTCCGATTCGTGCCGGCCATCGCCTGGCTGACGCCGGTGGTGATCTGGTTCGGCATCGGCGAGCTGTCGAAGGTGCTGATCATCGTCTACACCACCGTGTTCATCGTGGTGATCAACACCATGGTGGGCGTCAGCAGCATCTCGCCCAACAAGATGCGCGCGGCCCAGTCGCTGGGTGCGTCGCCGGGCAAGATCTTCTGGTATGTCACCTTGCCGGCGGCCTTGCCTTTCGCGCTGACCGGCATGCGCATCGCCATGGGCAATTCGTTCATGGTGGTGGTGTCGGCCGAGATGGTGTCGGCCGAGTCCGGGCTGGGCTACCTGATCTTCAACTCGCGGCTGTGGATGGCGACCGACCAGATCTTCATCGCCATCTTGTGCCTGGGCGGCTTCGGCATCCTGACCGACTGGGTGTTTCGCATCCTGATCCGCCGGCTGGTCAGTCATTACGGCGTGGTCGAGTGA
- a CDS encoding tripartite tricarboxylate transporter substrate binding protein, whose amino-acid sequence MKTIRRIPRRTALAALATIPLGCALPAAAQGFPDKPITFVVPFAAGTATDQIARALANSVTAESKQAVVIDNRAGASGFIASQQVAKAPADGYTVLITTNTTHAANEHLFKKLPYDPVKDFAPIAGLGKGGQIMVVNMNFPAKSVGEFIALAKKEPGKYSFGSGSSSSRMAGELLQQMADIKLLHVPYKSNTLAVTDLLGGQINMMITDTATGLPQVKAGKLRALGVSGAKRSPLAPDVPTIAEAAVPGYEMGYWFAAYAPAKTPPAVVKRLNELLVHAARSEAARTAFYEQTGTEVFTTTPEELAKFQADESQKWGRIVKAAGIEAE is encoded by the coding sequence ATGAAAACCATCCGCCGCATACCGCGCCGCACCGCCCTCGCCGCCCTGGCCACGATCCCCCTGGGCTGCGCGCTGCCGGCGGCCGCCCAGGGCTTTCCGGACAAGCCGATCACCTTCGTCGTGCCTTTCGCCGCCGGCACCGCCACCGACCAGATCGCCCGCGCGCTCGCCAACAGCGTCACCGCCGAGAGCAAGCAGGCCGTGGTGATCGACAACCGCGCCGGCGCCAGCGGCTTCATCGCCTCGCAGCAGGTCGCCAAGGCCCCGGCCGACGGCTACACCGTGCTGATCACCACCAACACCACGCACGCGGCCAACGAGCACCTGTTCAAGAAACTGCCCTACGACCCGGTGAAGGACTTCGCGCCCATCGCCGGCCTGGGCAAGGGCGGGCAGATCATGGTGGTCAACATGAACTTTCCCGCCAAGTCCGTGGGCGAGTTCATCGCGCTGGCGAAAAAGGAGCCGGGCAAGTACAGCTTCGGCAGCGGCAGCTCGTCGTCGCGCATGGCCGGCGAACTGCTGCAGCAGATGGCCGACATCAAGCTGCTGCACGTGCCCTACAAGAGCAACACCCTGGCGGTGACCGACCTGCTCGGCGGCCAGATCAACATGATGATCACCGACACCGCCACCGGCCTGCCCCAGGTCAAGGCCGGCAAGCTGCGCGCGCTCGGAGTTTCCGGCGCCAAGCGCTCGCCGCTCGCGCCCGACGTGCCGACCATCGCCGAAGCCGCCGTGCCGGGCTACGAGATGGGCTACTGGTTCGCCGCCTACGCCCCGGCCAAAACGCCGCCCGCGGTGGTCAAGCGCCTGAACGAACTGCTGGTGCATGCGGCCCGCAGCGAGGCCGCACGCACCGCCTTCTACGAGCAGACCGGCACCGAGGTCTTCACCACTACGCCGGAGGAACTGGCGAAATTCCAGGCCGACGAGTCGCAGAAATGGGGGCGCATCGTAAAGGCCGCCGGCATCGAGGCCGAGTAG
- a CDS encoding acyclic terpene utilization AtuA family protein, protein MSLSPTPALLVGCAAGFSGDRTDAAGPVVDTLIARLAAGPAGQRAFLIFETLAERTLALAQLRRRADPDAGYEPLLDAMLRPVLARCLHHRIRIVGNFGAAHPQAAARLVLRMARELGLPAPKVAVVSGDDLRGTPAMDALRAELGDRLDAASVVSANAYIGAEPIAAALDAGADVVVCGRVADPSLTVGPAMSHFGWSADDWQRLGRATMAGHLLECGTQVTGGYFADPGYKDVPGLATLGFPIAEIDADGRCTIGKADATGGYVTEATVKEQLLYEVHDPAGYLTPDVRADISQATVIEAGTDRVSLDGVNGHERPTHYKVNVCHEGGWLAEGEISYAGPRAEARARLAAEVLRQRLPALALRADLIGVSSIFGDDGGALLSATPAGNARDVRLRVAATHADRAEAERLGREVTALYTCGPAGGGGVRTSLTARLNTVSCLLARDAVRTGFAFIDQEAA, encoded by the coding sequence ATGTCCCTTTCCCCCACACCGGCGCTGCTGGTGGGCTGCGCCGCCGGCTTTTCGGGCGACCGCACCGATGCGGCCGGCCCGGTGGTCGACACCCTCATCGCCCGACTGGCGGCAGGCCCTGCCGGGCAGCGCGCCTTTCTCATCTTCGAGACCCTGGCCGAGCGCACGCTCGCCCTGGCCCAACTGCGCCGCCGCGCCGACCCCGACGCCGGCTACGAACCCCTGCTCGACGCGATGCTGCGACCGGTGCTGGCGCGCTGCCTGCATCACCGCATCCGCATCGTCGGCAACTTCGGCGCCGCCCATCCGCAGGCCGCCGCCCGCCTGGTGCTGCGCATGGCACGCGAGCTCGGATTGCCCGCTCCGAAAGTGGCGGTGGTGTCGGGCGACGACCTGCGCGGCACACCCGCCATGGACGCATTGCGTGCCGAACTCGGCGACAGGCTCGATGCCGCCTCGGTCGTCAGCGCCAACGCCTACATCGGGGCCGAGCCAATCGCCGCTGCGCTGGACGCGGGCGCCGACGTGGTGGTCTGCGGCCGGGTCGCCGACCCCTCGCTCACCGTCGGCCCGGCGATGTCGCACTTTGGCTGGTCGGCCGATGACTGGCAGCGCCTGGGCCGCGCCACCATGGCCGGTCATCTGCTCGAATGCGGCACGCAGGTGACCGGCGGCTACTTCGCCGACCCCGGCTACAAGGACGTTCCCGGCCTGGCCACGCTGGGTTTTCCCATCGCCGAGATCGACGCCGACGGCCGCTGCACCATCGGCAAGGCCGACGCCACCGGCGGCTACGTCACCGAGGCCACGGTGAAGGAGCAACTGCTCTACGAGGTGCACGACCCCGCCGGCTACCTGACGCCGGATGTCCGCGCCGACATCTCCCAGGCCACTGTCATCGAAGCGGGCACCGACCGGGTGTCGCTCGACGGCGTCAACGGCCACGAACGCCCGACGCACTACAAGGTCAACGTCTGCCACGAAGGCGGCTGGCTGGCCGAAGGCGAAATCTCCTATGCCGGCCCGCGCGCCGAAGCCCGCGCCCGGCTGGCGGCCGAGGTGCTGCGCCAGCGCCTGCCCGCCCTCGCCTTGCGCGCCGACCTGATCGGCGTCAGCAGCATCTTCGGAGACGACGGCGGCGCCTTGCTGTCGGCCACGCCCGCCGGCAACGCCCGCGACGTGCGGCTGCGCGTCGCGGCCACCCATGCCGACCGCGCCGAGGCCGAACGCCTGGGCCGCGAAGTCACCGCGCTCTACACCTGCGGCCCGGCCGGCGGCGGCGGCGTGCGCACCTCCCTCACCGCGCGGCTCAACACGGTGTCGTGCCTGCTGGCCCGCGACGCCGTGCGGACCGGCTTCGCCTTCATCGACCAGGAGGCCGCATGA
- a CDS encoding efflux transporter outer membrane subunit has translation MQAKRNLTLTAVALAATLLAGCSLQPVYERPAAPVTPAFPSGSVYDRQPGASDPEGQARTADGRAATDIGWRDFFVDPRLQAIVGLALQNNRDLQVSMLNVEAARAQYQITRASLFPAIDAAASGTRTRTPSNLSATGRNYITTYSVGASVSWEIDFFGRIRSLKDQALAQYLSLAETRKAAEIALVSQVAVQYLTMLGDDDQLTVTRNTLKTAQESLRITQLSFDNGVGTELDLQQSKGIVEQASASLEAYERARAQDENALVLLVGQPLPADLPAGLSLSAQQLLTDIPAGLPSDLLQRRPDIAAAEQALRAANANIGAARAAFFPNVSLTGDFGTLSPNTSGLFQGAQRSWSFTPQIALPIFRAGALSANLDLTEVQKRIEIADYERAIQSAFREVSDGLAARGTYDRQIQSLQRFEQSQRRRLELSDLRYRNGVDDYLFVLQAQTDLFTAQQSLVSARLARAANLVTLYRVLGGGWLERSGDAPRDATVGMAPSSDTPLR, from the coding sequence ATGCAAGCCAAGCGAAACCTCACCCTCACCGCCGTGGCACTGGCCGCGACGCTGCTGGCCGGCTGCAGCCTGCAGCCGGTCTATGAGCGTCCCGCCGCGCCCGTGACCCCGGCCTTCCCTTCCGGCTCGGTCTACGACCGCCAGCCCGGCGCGTCCGACCCCGAAGGCCAGGCGCGCACCGCCGACGGCCGCGCCGCCACCGACATCGGCTGGCGCGACTTCTTCGTCGATCCGCGCCTGCAGGCCATCGTCGGCCTGGCGCTGCAGAACAACCGCGACCTGCAGGTCTCGATGCTCAACGTCGAGGCCGCGCGTGCCCAGTACCAGATCACCCGCGCCTCGCTGTTCCCGGCGATCGACGCGGCCGCCAGCGGCACCCGCACCCGCACGCCGAGCAACCTGTCGGCCACCGGCCGCAACTACATCACCACTTATTCGGTCGGTGCCTCGGTCTCCTGGGAGATCGACTTCTTCGGTCGCATCCGCAGCCTCAAGGACCAGGCGCTGGCGCAGTACCTGTCGCTCGCCGAAACCCGCAAGGCCGCCGAGATCGCGCTGGTGTCGCAGGTGGCGGTGCAGTACCTCACCATGCTGGGCGACGACGACCAGCTCACCGTCACCCGCAACACGCTCAAGACCGCGCAGGAATCGTTGCGCATCACCCAGTTGAGCTTCGACAACGGCGTGGGCACCGAGCTGGACCTGCAGCAGTCCAAGGGCATCGTCGAGCAGGCCTCGGCCAGCCTCGAAGCCTACGAACGCGCCCGGGCGCAGGACGAGAACGCGCTGGTGCTGCTGGTCGGCCAGCCGCTGCCGGCCGACCTGCCCGCCGGCCTTTCGCTGAGCGCCCAACAGCTGCTCACCGACATCCCCGCCGGGCTGCCGTCCGATCTGCTGCAGCGCCGCCCCGACATCGCCGCGGCCGAGCAGGCGCTCCGCGCGGCCAACGCCAACATCGGCGCGGCGCGCGCGGCGTTCTTCCCGAACGTCTCGCTCACCGGCGATTTCGGCACGCTCTCGCCCAACACCAGCGGGTTGTTCCAGGGTGCGCAGCGGTCGTGGAGCTTCACGCCGCAGATCGCGTTGCCGATCTTCCGGGCGGGTGCGCTGTCGGCCAACCTCGACTTGACCGAAGTGCAGAAGCGCATCGAGATCGCCGACTACGAACGCGCCATCCAGTCGGCCTTCCGCGAGGTATCCGACGGCCTGGCCGCGCGCGGCACCTACGACCGGCAGATCCAGTCGCTGCAGCGCTTCGAGCAGAGCCAGCGGCGACGCCTGGAGCTGTCGGACCTGCGCTACCGCAACGGCGTGGACGACTACCTCTTCGTGCTGCAGGCGCAGACCGACCTGTTCACCGCTCAGCAGAGCCTGGTGTCGGCCCGGCTCGCCCGCGCCGCCAACCTGGTCACCCTCTACCGCGTGCTGGGTGGCGGCTGGCTGGAGCGTTCGGGCGATGCGCCGCGCGACGCCACGGTCGGCATGGCGCCGTCTAGCGACACCCCGCTGCGCTGA
- a CDS encoding ABC transporter substrate-binding protein yields the protein MATFAPRVFAANKPILAATGIDSYFSTFPVAAQKDFLRKRGIDFTFRSFDDGGTALDALLTNAAQVGSSSGVTAMVRWDKGGRLYPVGQLSSSGTLYAATVSERIKKPEDLYGKVVSFPPRSSAQYFYEAFLATYKLDGSKIQTRGIPTPESIVALQRGDIDAFFLWEPWNTRAATLVKGARTIAVSRDVGLEFVMYLYFSEDLIRQKALAEDTLAGLMEATDWITKNKEETAEIIHKGFRLPEPDAKRGLNELSFRISMNKEPVLKDFENLAEFSRRNGLIKKAPDWNEFMRPDILKAVAPDRVAGW from the coding sequence ATGGCGACATTCGCACCACGCGTATTTGCCGCCAACAAACCGATATTGGCTGCCACCGGCATCGATTCCTACTTCAGCACGTTCCCGGTCGCGGCGCAGAAGGATTTTCTGCGCAAGCGCGGTATCGATTTCACCTTCCGCTCCTTCGACGACGGCGGAACCGCACTCGACGCCTTGCTGACCAACGCCGCCCAGGTCGGCTCGTCGAGTGGCGTCACGGCCATGGTCCGCTGGGACAAGGGCGGCCGGCTTTATCCGGTCGGCCAGCTCAGCAGCAGCGGCACGCTGTACGCGGCCACGGTCAGCGAGCGCATCAAGAAGCCCGAGGACCTGTACGGCAAGGTGGTGTCGTTTCCGCCGCGCTCATCGGCCCAGTACTTCTACGAGGCCTTCCTCGCCACCTACAAGCTCGACGGCAGCAAGATCCAGACGCGCGGCATTCCGACGCCCGAGTCCATCGTGGCCCTGCAGCGCGGCGACATCGACGCGTTCTTCCTGTGGGAGCCCTGGAACACGCGCGCGGCGACGCTGGTGAAGGGCGCGCGCACCATCGCGGTATCGCGCGACGTCGGGCTGGAGTTCGTGATGTATCTCTACTTCTCGGAAGACCTGATTCGTCAGAAGGCGCTGGCCGAAGACACCCTGGCCGGTCTCATGGAGGCGACCGACTGGATCACGAAGAACAAGGAAGAGACCGCCGAGATCATTCACAAGGGCTTTCGCCTGCCCGAGCCCGATGCCAAGCGCGGCCTCAACGAGCTGAGCTTCCGTATCTCGATGAACAAGGAACCGGTGCTCAAGGACTTCGAGAACCTCGCGGAGTTCTCCAGGCGCAACGGGCTGATCAAGAAGGCGCCGGACTGGAACGAGTTCATGCGGCCCGACATCCTGAAGGCCGTGGCCCCCGACCGGGTGGCGGGCTGGTGA